A single region of the Yersinia entomophaga genome encodes:
- a CDS encoding GNAT family N-acetyltransferase has product MQVRKARVEEAEALWALRNNALRSGCRNVYDQATLAAFTPDVMPSGFPPVIMVNPCFVIDDEAGICPVGSGFLDLKNHSVEAVFTRDTYQGKGVGSRILDAIKQEAIARGINTLRLSSTPNALAFYLRHDFNLLREGEYFSPSAQKYLQCFEMEWRR; this is encoded by the coding sequence ATGCAAGTGAGAAAAGCCAGAGTAGAAGAAGCCGAGGCGCTATGGGCGCTAAGAAATAATGCCCTTAGGAGTGGCTGTCGGAACGTTTATGATCAGGCCACGCTTGCGGCTTTTACGCCAGATGTCATGCCATCGGGATTTCCTCCGGTCATCATGGTCAATCCATGTTTTGTTATAGATGATGAAGCAGGGATCTGTCCCGTTGGTTCAGGCTTTCTCGATCTTAAAAATCATTCTGTGGAGGCGGTATTTACGCGGGATACCTATCAGGGAAAAGGCGTGGGTTCACGGATACTGGACGCTATTAAACAGGAGGCTATTGCCCGCGGTATTAATACCCTGAGGCTTTCCTCAACCCCCAACGCTTTGGCATTTTATTTACGCCATGATTTTAATTTGCTGCGTGAGGGCGAGTATTTTTCACCGTCAGCGCAAAAATATTTGCAGTGTTTTGAGATGGAATGGCGGCGATAA
- the cspE gene encoding RNA chaperone/antiterminator CspA, with product MSNKMTGLVKWFDAGKGFGFITPADGGKDVFVHFSAIQSNDFKTLDEGQRVEFSIENGAKGPSAANVVVL from the coding sequence ATGTCTAATAAAATGACTGGTTTAGTAAAATGGTTTGACGCGGGTAAAGGCTTTGGTTTTATTACCCCAGCGGACGGTGGCAAAGATGTATTCGTGCATTTCTCTGCTATCCAGAGCAACGATTTTAAAACGCTGGATGAAGGTCAGCGCGTAGAGTTCTCGATTGAGAACGGCGCGAAAGGGCCTTCGGCGGCCAATGTTGTTGTCCTGTAA
- a CDS encoding molecular chaperone HscC, whose translation MTEQQRAPLAIGIDLGTTNSLISVWQEGQAVLIPNALNEFLTPSVVSIDEDGSILVGRAALSRLTTHPERSASVFKRYMGSKKQFKLAQQNFDAPELSALVLKSLKADAENYLGQPVSDVVISVPAYFSDEQRKQTRFAAELSGLNAVRLINEPTAASMAYGLHTQNHGRTLVFDLGGGTFDITVLEYALPLIEVQGSAGDNYLGGEDFTQALINAALKEWQLSAESIPATDLSRLYHSAEQLKYQFNGQTARYELSWHWQDKHWCMALDELRIEDIWLPLINRLRAPIEQALHDARLQPQQLDHLVLVGGASRMNIIQKLVVRLFGKLPHQHLDPSTIVALGAAAQAACRLRNEDIEEVILTDVCPYTLGIATAEEKRSGIFSPILERNTVVPTSRVETYSTRYPNQKAISIAIYQGESPHVDNNIFIDEFEVPVQPNGRLQSLDVRFSYDINGLLEVDVNIPDSGGTFSKVIDHSPTGLTEQQRRESHQRLNCLKIHPRDSLHNRALLARIEKAWAQTLGDPRRQIGIWLREFETVLAGQDEEVIAPIRQRLEQFLDDMQL comes from the coding sequence ATGACGGAACAACAGCGCGCGCCTTTAGCCATTGGCATCGATTTAGGCACGACCAATAGCCTGATTAGCGTTTGGCAAGAGGGGCAAGCGGTACTGATTCCCAACGCCTTAAACGAGTTTTTGACCCCATCGGTGGTCAGTATCGACGAGGACGGCTCTATTTTGGTGGGACGCGCCGCGCTTTCTCGCCTGACCACTCATCCAGAAAGGTCAGCCTCAGTGTTTAAACGCTATATGGGCAGCAAAAAGCAGTTCAAACTGGCTCAGCAAAACTTCGATGCGCCCGAACTGTCCGCTCTGGTGCTGAAATCCCTGAAGGCCGATGCAGAAAACTATCTCGGCCAACCGGTTAGCGACGTTGTGATTTCAGTTCCGGCCTATTTCAGTGATGAACAGCGCAAGCAAACCCGTTTTGCCGCTGAGCTGTCGGGGCTGAATGCGGTTCGGTTGATCAACGAGCCGACCGCCGCGTCCATGGCTTACGGTTTGCATACTCAGAATCACGGGCGCACTTTAGTGTTCGATTTGGGCGGTGGAACCTTCGATATTACCGTTCTGGAATACGCATTACCGCTGATCGAAGTTCAGGGTTCCGCCGGTGACAACTATCTGGGGGGCGAAGACTTCACTCAGGCGTTGATAAATGCGGCGCTGAAAGAGTGGCAATTGTCTGCCGAATCGATACCGGCAACGGATTTGTCTCGCCTCTACCACAGCGCCGAACAGCTGAAATATCAGTTCAATGGGCAAACGGCCCGCTACGAATTAAGCTGGCACTGGCAAGACAAGCATTGGTGTATGGCTCTGGATGAGCTACGTATTGAAGACATCTGGCTACCGCTGATCAATCGCCTGCGGGCGCCTATCGAACAGGCGTTGCACGATGCACGTTTGCAGCCACAGCAGTTGGATCATTTGGTGTTGGTCGGCGGCGCATCACGGATGAACATCATTCAGAAACTCGTGGTACGTTTATTCGGCAAACTGCCACATCAGCACCTCGATCCTAGCACTATTGTGGCGTTAGGTGCCGCCGCGCAGGCCGCCTGTCGTTTACGTAATGAAGATATCGAAGAAGTTATTTTGACCGATGTGTGCCCCTACACCCTAGGTATTGCTACCGCCGAGGAGAAACGCAGCGGTATTTTCTCACCGATTCTGGAACGAAATACCGTAGTACCCACTTCGCGGGTGGAGACTTACTCCACTCGCTATCCGAATCAAAAAGCCATCAGTATTGCCATTTATCAAGGGGAAAGTCCTCACGTAGATAACAATATCTTTATCGATGAGTTTGAAGTTCCAGTTCAGCCTAACGGACGCTTGCAATCTCTCGATGTGCGCTTCAGTTACGATATCAACGGGTTGTTAGAGGTGGACGTGAATATTCCAGACAGCGGCGGCACTTTTAGCAAAGTCATCGACCATAGCCCAACCGGACTGACAGAGCAGCAGCGTCGGGAAAGCCATCAACGTCTCAACTGCCTGAAAATCCATCCTCGCGACAGTCTGCACAATCGGGCGTTATTAGCGCGTATTGAGAAAGCCTGGGCGCAGACGTTAGGTGACCCGCGCAGGCAAATTGGCATTTGGTTACGGGAGTTCGAGACGGTGTTGGCCGGGCAGGATGAAGAGGTTATCGCGCCGATTCGTCAACGATTGGAACAGTTTCTCGACGATATGCAGCTATAA
- the cspE gene encoding transcription antiterminator/RNA stability regulator CspE has translation MSNTMTGLVKWFDAGKGFGFITPADGGKDVFVHFSAIQSNDFKTLDEGQRVEFSIENGAKGPSAANVVALKDRQ, from the coding sequence ATGTCTAATACAATGACTGGTTTAGTAAAATGGTTTGACGCGGGTAAAGGCTTTGGTTTTATTACCCCAGCAGACGGTGGCAAAGATGTATTCGTGCATTTCTCAGCTATCCAGAGCAACGATTTTAAAACGCTGGATGAAGGTCAGCGCGTAGAGTTCTCGATTGAGAACGGCGCGAAAGGGCCTTCGGCGGCCAATGTTGTTGCCCTTAAAGACAGGCAATAA
- a CDS encoding DUF1266 domain-containing protein, translating into MIDQNYQRWLLTLSAPLVALNQEQGAAYDCPKFYPFDTTVDLTESWGVDNREELIAMVVRMTDDGHAPHLAGYYHMWHRFSHREWQDYVAQRTGREQVWLNLVAETAAICGEGGIQAWDLARVSFLCRIGLLNRWINEEENLWFHTQFASRARHYYGDWESYYNAFLIGRAYWLTQDNDTPETLNFALSQCSGTAASMEYASELYLTRNPTFKRLPWQIEIIEIERPESLQGVNL; encoded by the coding sequence TTGATTGATCAAAATTATCAGCGCTGGTTATTGACGCTATCTGCGCCTTTGGTTGCCCTGAACCAGGAACAGGGGGCGGCCTATGATTGCCCTAAATTCTATCCTTTTGATACTACGGTAGATTTAACCGAGAGCTGGGGCGTGGATAATCGCGAGGAACTGATCGCTATGGTCGTTCGGATGACCGATGACGGCCACGCACCACATTTGGCAGGTTATTATCATATGTGGCATCGCTTTAGCCATAGGGAATGGCAGGATTACGTGGCTCAACGCACCGGGCGAGAGCAGGTTTGGCTCAATCTGGTCGCTGAGACGGCGGCAATTTGCGGTGAAGGAGGAATTCAGGCCTGGGATTTGGCTCGCGTCAGTTTTTTATGCCGCATTGGGCTGCTCAACCGTTGGATTAATGAAGAGGAAAATCTGTGGTTCCATACCCAATTTGCTTCACGCGCTAGGCATTATTACGGTGATTGGGAAAGTTATTATAACGCCTTTCTGATTGGCCGAGCCTATTGGTTAACGCAAGATAACGACACGCCGGAAACCCTGAATTTTGCCCTCAGTCAATGCAGCGGCACGGCGGCTAGCATGGAGTATGCCAGCGAATTGTATCTCACCCGAAACCCGACTTTTAAGCGCCTTCCGTGGCAAATCGAAATAATCGAAATAGAACGACCAGAATCTTTACAGGGAGTGAATCTGTGA
- a CDS encoding toxin-antitoxin system YwqK family antitoxin yields the protein MSWEADPKQYRGTEDGPYIVYQMGEIMTRGQYKQGKETGEWSINNGEQEQLFGTYVYGKRHGKWKIIGREASRTGMMVNDKREGRWEISDGEASEDYGLTGFDTFVNDRRNGPSERQFKGKITEQGNYVNGEKEGHWRMPGAVGSYLHDLRTGDWLILTEDGGREELVLSKGQRDGAYRKFDAKGQLREYSNYKSGELSGDKEVYSEQGKLLSRGTYAHGQLNGREIVYYEDGVTLRADRGFLNGELHGSFRYNFPNGKPQEIADYIRGRNTGIRQVFNEKGVLLIEANICQFSNGFEQSGYCGHQREFNPDGSPVSDKDYLWGRQQTNNSWYPNGQKKDETLLGKNDSRIQTSYYPNGQIECRVHLQGFEAFVLEGKEYKDNQGAHREGENICYYPNGQVKSRGIYKQGVVVGGCETKFDESGKQISPGPQGCPKHTWVYES from the coding sequence ATGAGCTGGGAAGCCGATCCTAAACAATATCGCGGTACTGAAGATGGCCCATATATTGTCTATCAAATGGGCGAAATTATGACACGCGGACAATATAAACAAGGGAAAGAAACCGGCGAATGGAGTATCAATAACGGCGAACAGGAGCAATTATTCGGCACTTATGTTTACGGCAAACGCCACGGTAAATGGAAAATCATCGGGCGTGAAGCAAGTCGCACCGGCATGATGGTGAACGACAAACGCGAAGGGCGTTGGGAAATTAGTGACGGTGAAGCCAGTGAAGACTATGGCCTAACGGGGTTCGATACTTTTGTTAACGATCGGCGTAATGGCCCAAGCGAGAGACAGTTTAAAGGGAAGATTACTGAGCAGGGAAACTACGTAAACGGTGAAAAAGAAGGTCACTGGCGAATGCCCGGAGCAGTCGGCAGCTATTTGCACGACCTCAGAACCGGCGATTGGCTTATTTTGACCGAAGACGGCGGTCGCGAAGAGCTAGTGCTGAGCAAAGGTCAAAGGGACGGGGCATATCGTAAATTTGATGCCAAAGGCCAACTGCGGGAATATTCTAATTATAAATCTGGTGAATTATCCGGTGATAAAGAAGTGTACAGCGAGCAAGGTAAATTACTGTCTCGTGGTACTTATGCACACGGACAACTAAACGGACGAGAAATTGTTTATTACGAAGATGGCGTGACGTTACGTGCAGATCGTGGATTTTTAAATGGAGAACTGCATGGCTCCTTCCGCTATAACTTCCCTAACGGTAAGCCTCAAGAAATTGCTGATTACATTCGCGGTAGAAATACCGGTATCCGTCAGGTATTCAATGAGAAAGGTGTATTGCTGATTGAGGCTAACATTTGCCAATTCAGTAATGGTTTTGAACAAAGCGGCTATTGCGGACATCAGCGCGAATTTAACCCCGATGGCAGTCCAGTGAGCGATAAAGATTATCTGTGGGGACGTCAGCAAACTAATAATAGCTGGTACCCCAACGGGCAGAAAAAAGATGAAACCCTGCTAGGTAAAAATGATTCGCGTATTCAGACTAGTTATTATCCGAACGGTCAGATTGAATGTCGCGTCCATCTGCAAGGTTTTGAAGCTTTTGTTCTCGAGGGGAAAGAGTATAAGGATAATCAGGGGGCTCATCGAGAGGGCGAAAATATCTGTTATTACCCAAATGGACAGGTAAAAAGCCGCGGAATCTATAAACAAGGCGTGGTTGTAGGGGGGTGCGAAACAAAGTTTGATGAAAGTGGTAAGCAAATTTCCCCCGGCCCGCAGGGGTGTCCTAAACATACCTGGGTTTACGAAAGCTAA
- a CDS encoding J domain-containing protein yields the protein MMETNCWALLGVAPTEDQEIIQAAYRQRLPDFHPESDPEGFKRLRAAYDEARRWAEKPVISRSLWNQNNVTESEQRISVINNESDSEEDEDDDDDEFIDEDYPAIQRLLSEFDELLVNPTERYQPESWHRFIYHLDQYSVTIVDRLRWPLLGRVHQGAALSANCVRLLAERLQWRKRLDEISLQAAADMDAFLNHIYREDMFDFSLLSSMSLPAQVETVVYFHHARQLYWEQPAAALRRWLLMPVAIFWPDCQQLLQQMARWFSLAEIPSPWLRDLCQAKLAESPRDADWLYLCARHANLLGDGEQAIAHWMALYQLDQHAEAEQGMLSWCRREQPEMLPLLIQALDRPSYPADTSMEIDDDEQQYLRPTQSIQTQVRWGNASQLTFSPQGEALVKWKSGAHRLESMYPHLLNNRGENEIDRLYWHASMLALGNEALLQDILDEPQPDSPLAALILHGLQRQAAQRLDWLTHSTVIAGLIHWLNSPQDQPMPSILGQETAIRQCQMWLWQWRHLPALNLAHLYESELYQPKLEPIKDWLTFLSTMDKIELPAPQNISHRDDFRQGILLILMLGFADDQMATICQADSRLLPPQHLAFSLFRAFKRVDLTRGNGVEQLKHQLRMEDRLHYLCWTHLPLTVDDYVAHYQYCAHVSGCDFYQAKWQSLMAQSPMPHKSLLWAFFSYHGVHDYVAALQEQQTETRDEAAFKKMIVDITPPHLESKTALLKENPRLLSLATGNFRFYDNPDYLPEQSLSDEWLLWAQDEEEDPALRLTAIMLVQLGRERLAGFKNAPRQVSRFWQFWRLKTRLGRGGLVKQVAGGTLLISLVGDIVLLDTLPNTLLLSVLMVGNLFSGLTRRANDLNQESPRLQALVSMLTLFPLLLFFFGKSYPGFTHSGPPAGNGE from the coding sequence GTGATGGAGACAAATTGCTGGGCACTGCTGGGCGTGGCTCCAACGGAAGATCAGGAGATTATTCAGGCGGCTTATCGTCAGCGTTTGCCTGACTTCCATCCGGAAAGCGATCCTGAAGGGTTTAAGCGACTGCGTGCGGCCTATGATGAGGCGCGCCGCTGGGCGGAGAAACCGGTGATTTCCCGTTCCCTGTGGAACCAGAATAATGTCACAGAGAGTGAACAACGGATAAGCGTCATCAATAATGAGTCAGATTCTGAAGAAGATGAGGACGACGACGACGATGAGTTTATCGATGAGGATTATCCGGCGATTCAACGTCTGCTGAGCGAATTCGATGAGCTATTAGTCAATCCGACCGAGCGCTATCAGCCGGAGAGCTGGCATCGTTTCATTTATCATCTTGATCAATACAGCGTGACAATAGTCGATCGTTTACGTTGGCCGCTGTTAGGGCGCGTTCACCAGGGGGCTGCGCTTTCCGCTAACTGTGTCCGGCTGCTGGCGGAACGTTTGCAATGGCGCAAGAGGCTAGATGAAATATCGTTACAAGCTGCGGCTGATATGGATGCATTTCTAAATCATATCTATCGTGAAGATATGTTCGATTTTTCCTTGCTGTCGTCGATGAGTTTGCCCGCACAGGTGGAAACTGTGGTTTATTTCCATCATGCGCGCCAGCTTTATTGGGAACAGCCTGCCGCGGCGTTACGGCGCTGGTTGTTGATGCCGGTAGCGATATTCTGGCCAGATTGTCAGCAATTATTACAGCAAATGGCTCGTTGGTTCAGTTTAGCCGAAATCCCCAGCCCGTGGCTGCGGGACCTTTGTCAGGCAAAACTGGCAGAATCTCCGCGAGATGCGGACTGGCTGTACCTGTGCGCTCGCCATGCCAATTTACTGGGCGACGGCGAGCAGGCGATAGCTCACTGGATGGCCTTGTATCAGTTAGATCAACATGCTGAAGCCGAGCAGGGCATGTTGTCCTGGTGTCGCCGCGAGCAGCCGGAAATGTTGCCATTGCTGATTCAGGCGTTGGATCGCCCCAGTTATCCGGCTGATACCTCGATGGAAATCGATGACGATGAGCAGCAATATCTGAGGCCGACCCAATCGATTCAGACGCAGGTGCGTTGGGGAAATGCATCGCAGCTGACGTTTTCTCCGCAAGGGGAAGCGCTGGTGAAATGGAAATCGGGCGCGCATCGGTTAGAGAGTATGTACCCGCATTTGCTGAATAATCGCGGTGAGAATGAGATCGACCGTTTGTATTGGCACGCCAGCATGTTAGCACTGGGGAACGAAGCGTTATTACAGGATATTCTGGATGAACCGCAGCCGGATTCGCCGCTGGCAGCCCTGATTTTACATGGATTACAGCGACAGGCTGCCCAACGATTGGATTGGCTAACACATTCCACAGTGATCGCCGGGTTAATTCATTGGCTGAATAGTCCGCAGGATCAACCAATGCCGTCAATATTGGGTCAGGAAACGGCGATCCGTCAGTGCCAAATGTGGTTGTGGCAATGGCGTCATTTACCTGCGTTGAATCTCGCACATTTATATGAAAGCGAGTTGTACCAGCCCAAACTGGAACCGATTAAGGATTGGCTCACATTCTTGTCTACAATGGATAAAATCGAGCTACCCGCGCCGCAAAATATTTCTCATCGTGATGATTTCCGTCAGGGTATCTTGCTGATATTGATGCTGGGATTTGCCGATGATCAAATGGCGACGATCTGTCAGGCTGATTCACGCCTTCTACCGCCGCAGCACTTGGCTTTTTCGCTGTTTCGAGCGTTTAAACGAGTCGATTTGACTCGGGGCAACGGGGTTGAGCAGTTAAAACATCAGTTACGCATGGAAGACCGGCTCCACTATCTTTGCTGGACGCATTTGCCGCTGACGGTGGATGATTATGTGGCTCACTATCAGTATTGCGCGCACGTTAGCGGTTGCGATTTTTATCAGGCTAAGTGGCAGTCTCTGATGGCGCAATCGCCGATGCCTCATAAATCATTGCTGTGGGCTTTCTTCTCCTACCACGGTGTGCATGATTATGTGGCAGCGTTGCAAGAGCAACAGACGGAAACCCGGGATGAAGCGGCGTTTAAAAAAATGATCGTGGATATCACGCCGCCGCATCTGGAATCTAAAACAGCGTTACTGAAGGAAAATCCACGCTTACTGAGTCTGGCTACCGGTAATTTCCGTTTTTATGACAACCCGGACTATCTGCCGGAACAATCATTGAGCGATGAATGGCTACTTTGGGCGCAAGATGAAGAGGAAGATCCGGCGCTGCGATTAACCGCCATTATGTTGGTACAATTAGGGCGAGAGCGTTTAGCCGGTTTCAAAAATGCGCCGCGTCAGGTGAGTCGCTTTTGGCAGTTCTGGCGTTTGAAAACGCGCCTGGGCCGCGGAGGATTAGTGAAGCAAGTGGCGGGTGGAACCCTGCTGATTAGCTTGGTTGGCGATATAGTGCTGCTGGATACTTTGCCTAATACGTTGCTACTTTCTGTCCTGATGGTGGGAAATCTGTTTAGCGGTCTGACTCGTCGCGCCAACGATCTCAATCAGGAATCCCCGCGCCTTCAGGCTTTGGTCAGTATGCTAACCCTATTCCCGTTGCTGCTGTTTTTCTTCGGTAAAAGTTATCCTGGATTTACCCATAGCGGGCCGCCAGCGGGCAATGGCGAATAA
- a CDS encoding carbonic anhydrase gives MKGKLLLAILLSASFSLQADETSSWTDEGQPSPEHLEMQKPEFHLCQDGQNQSPIDIRGELRSNLAPLTMQYFTTTLNIVNNGYTIQLNVPKGNKVQLDGETFMLKQLHFHAPSENTIKGKQYPMEAHFVHKNEQGELLVVAVMYNLGKENMALEKVWQQMPKGLNQEQKINPALDLNGLIPDSKYYYRFSGSLTTPPCSEGVRWLVFKQPLSISENQITQFKSVIHRDNNRPVQELHGRVIVN, from the coding sequence ATGAAAGGTAAGTTGCTATTAGCGATATTACTGAGCGCGAGCTTTTCGCTTCAGGCTGATGAAACCAGCTCTTGGACTGATGAAGGTCAACCGTCTCCTGAGCATTTGGAGATGCAGAAACCCGAATTTCATCTTTGTCAGGATGGACAAAACCAGTCACCGATAGATATCCGTGGGGAGTTAAGAAGTAACCTGGCACCGCTGACCATGCAATATTTTACCACGACGCTGAATATCGTAAATAATGGTTATACGATTCAGTTGAACGTACCCAAAGGGAATAAAGTGCAGTTAGATGGCGAAACTTTTATGCTGAAACAGCTGCATTTCCATGCTCCCAGTGAAAATACCATAAAGGGTAAGCAATATCCGATGGAGGCACACTTCGTACATAAAAATGAGCAGGGAGAATTGCTGGTTGTTGCCGTGATGTACAATCTGGGCAAAGAAAATATGGCGCTGGAAAAAGTGTGGCAGCAAATGCCAAAAGGATTGAATCAGGAACAGAAGATCAATCCAGCGTTGGATCTCAATGGCCTGATTCCGGACAGCAAATATTATTATCGCTTCAGCGGCTCGCTAACCACACCGCCTTGTTCAGAAGGGGTACGCTGGCTGGTGTTTAAACAGCCTTTAAGCATTTCTGAAAACCAGATTACGCAGTTTAAGTCGGTCATTCATCGCGATAATAATCGACCGGTACAGGAGTTACACGGTAGGGTTATTGTAAATTGA
- a CDS encoding class I SAM-dependent methyltransferase has product MAQNIYDNPAFFAGYAQLNRSTQGLNGAPEWPSIAKMLPDLHDLNVIDLGCGYGWFCRYAREQGAREVKGIDVSAKMLAKANEMTDDSKISYCREDLEQLKLPENNYDLVYSSLALHYVVNLSALFDTIFRSLKPGGKFVFSAEHPIFSAPIQQGWLTDDKGQRSWPVNHYQAEGNRVTNWLADGVIKQHRTLATYINLLIDAGFTLHRLEEWGPTAQQIAEQPALDEEKERPMLFLVSATKS; this is encoded by the coding sequence ATGGCTCAGAATATTTATGATAACCCGGCATTTTTCGCTGGCTACGCACAATTGAATCGTTCAACTCAGGGGTTAAACGGCGCACCAGAATGGCCATCGATTGCCAAAATGCTACCCGACCTACACGATCTTAACGTTATTGATTTAGGTTGCGGCTACGGTTGGTTCTGCCGTTATGCCCGCGAGCAAGGTGCTCGGGAAGTTAAAGGTATTGATGTTTCCGCCAAAATGCTGGCCAAGGCCAATGAAATGACCGACGACAGCAAAATAAGCTACTGCCGTGAGGATCTGGAACAACTTAAATTACCGGAAAATAACTACGATTTAGTCTATAGCTCATTAGCTTTGCATTATGTCGTTAATCTATCGGCACTGTTCGACACGATTTTTCGCTCTCTTAAACCCGGTGGGAAATTTGTTTTCTCTGCCGAACACCCTATTTTTAGCGCACCGATCCAGCAGGGTTGGTTAACTGATGATAAAGGCCAAAGATCATGGCCGGTTAATCATTATCAGGCCGAAGGCAACCGCGTCACCAATTGGCTGGCAGACGGAGTGATTAAGCAGCATCGTACGTTAGCCACTTATATTAATCTGTTGATAGACGCCGGCTTTACTCTACATCGCCTTGAAGAATGGGGGCCTACGGCGCAGCAAATTGCAGAACAACCGGCATTGGATGAAGAAAAAGAGCGCCCAATGTTATTTTTGGTTTCTGCTACAAAATCTTAA